Below is a window of Phenylobacterium koreense DNA.
TGAAAGTCGTCCCCTCGCGGATGCGTTGGGAGACGACCGCGCGGGCCGTCAGCGCCCCGTTGGCGTTGAAGACCTCGATCCAGTCGTTGTCGGCGATGCCCGCGGCCTTGGCGTCGACCTCCGATATCCAGACCACCGGACCGCCCCGGTTGAGGGTCAGCATCAGCAGGTTGTCGGAATAGGTGGAGTGGATGCCCCATTTCTGGTGCGGGGTGATGAAGTTGAGCGTGATCTCGCGCTCGCCGTTGGGCTTGTGGCCCTTGACGTGCGTTGTCTTCAAGTCGACCGGCGGCTTGTAGACGCACAGCGCCTCGCCGAAGGCGCGCATCCACAGGTGATCCTGATAGAGCTGCTGGCGCCCGGTGAGGGTCCGCCAGGGGATCAGCTCATGCACGTTAGTGTAGCCGGCCGTGTAGCAGACATGCTCGCTCTCGAGGCCTGACCAGATCGGCGAGGAGATGATCTTTCGGGGCTGGGCGACCAGGTCCCGGTAGCGGATCTTCTCGTCTTCCTTCGGCTCGGCCAGATGTGTGTGGTCGCGGCCGGTTTGCCGTTCGAGCGCCGCCCAGGCCTTCACCGCCACCTCGCCGTTGGTCTCGGGCGCGAGGGCCAGGATGGTTTCGCAGGCGTCGATATCGCTGTCGATCCGCGGCAGGCCTTCGGTCACGCCCGGCTCAAGCACCGGACCGTTGAGCTCACGCAGCAGGTCGACCTCGTGACCGGTCTCCCAACCCAGGCCCTTGCCGCCGTTGCCCACGTTCGACATCAGCGGGCCGAGCGCCGTGAAGCACTTGTAGAGGTTGGGATAGTCCCGCTCGACGACGGTGATCTGCGGCATGGTCTTGCCGGGCACCGGTTCGCATTCGCCTAGGTACCAGTCCTTGACGTCGAAGGGCTGGGCCAGTTCGGCGGCGCTGTCGTGCTGGATCGGCGTCAAGACCACGTCCTTCTCGACACCCAGGACCTCGGGAGCGACGTCGGAGAACCGCTTGGCGATCGCCTTGAATATCTCCCAGTCGGACTTGGCTTCCCACGCTGGATCCACGGCCGCCGACAGCGGGTGGATGAACGGGTGCATGTCCGAGGTGTTGAGGTCGTTCTTCTCATACCAGGTGGCGGTCGGCAGGACGATGTCGGAGTAGACCGCGGTGGTCGACATCCGGAAGTCCAGCGTCACCAGCAGGTCGAGCTTTCCCTCGGGCGCCTGCTCATGCCAGGCGACTTCCCGCGGGACCTGCCCGCCGCTCTCGCCCAGGTCCTTGCCTTGCACGCCGTGGGCGGCGCCCAGCAGGTGCTTGAGGAAGTACTCGTGCCCCTTCCCGGACGAACCGAGCAGGTTCGAGCGCCAGACGAACATGTTGCGCGGCCAGTTGGCTGGATCGTCCGGATCCATGCACGACATCTGGAGTTCGCGGTTCTGGAGTTGGCGAACCGTGTAGGCCTTGGGATCCATTCCCTCAGCCGCAGCCGCACGGGCCAGATCCAGGGAGTTACTCTTCAGGGCGGGCGCCGAAGGCAGCCACCCCATGCGCTCGGCCCGGGCATTGAGGTCGATGATCGCCGCGTCCCACGGGCCTTCCGGCGCGGTGGGCGACAGGATCTCCTTCACGCCCACCGTCTCGTAGCGCCACTGGTCGGTGTGCGCATAGAAGAACGAGGTCGAGTTCTGCTGGCGCGGCGGACGGACCCAGTCGGTGGCGAAGGCCAGAGGCGCCCAGCCGGTCTGCGGGCGCAGCTTTTCCTGCCCCACATAGTGCGACCAGCCGCCGCCTGACTGACCCACGCAGCCGCACATCACCAGCATGTTGATGACGCCGCGATAGTTCATGTCCATGTGGAACCAGTGGTTCATCGCCGCGCCGATGATCACCATGGACTTGCCGTTGGTCTTTTCGGCGTTGGTGGCGAAGCCGCGCGCCACGGCGATGATCTGCTCGGCGGGCACCGTGGTGATCGCCTCGGCCCAGGCCGGGGAATAGGGCTCCACGTCCTCGTAGCTGGCCGGCATGTGCTCGCCGCCGAAGCCCTGGTCGACGCCGTAGTTGGCGAGGAACAGATCGTAGACGCTGGCGACCAGGGTCTCCCCTTCGACCAGCTTCAGGCGCTTGACCGGCACATTGCGCACCAGCACGTCGGGATGCTCGGTGGTGGCGAAGCCGTTGGAGGCCGAGTTGGCGAAATAGGGGAAGCGGACCGCGGCGACGTCGTCATGCACGCCCTTCAGGCCGAGACGAAGCGACACATCCTTGCCTCGCCCGTCACGCTCCTCGAGGTTCCACTTGCCGTCCTCGCCCCAGCGGAAGCCGATCGAGCCATTCGGGACCACGACGTCGCCGCTCTCGGCGTCAACCGCCACGGTCTTCCAGTCGGGGTTGTTGGTCTCATCGAGCGCGCCCTTGAAGTCGGATGCGCGGATCAGGCGTTCGGGGACGTAGCCGCCGTCCTTGGCGACCAGGCGCACCAGCATCGGCATGTCGCTGTAGCGGCGCAGGTAGTCGCGGAAGTACGGGACCTCGCGGTCGAGATGGTACTCCTTGAGGATCACATGCCCGAACGCCATGGCGAGGGCCGCGTCCGTGCCCTGCTTCACCGGCAGCCACAGGTCGGAGAACTTGGAGGCTTCGGAGTAGTCTGGGCAGATGACCACCGACTTGGCCCCGCGATAACGGGCCTCGGTGTAGAAGTGGGCGTCCGGCGTGCGGGTCTGCGGCACGTTCGAGCCCCAGAGCAGCAGGAAGCTGGAATTGTACCAGTCGGCGCTCTCGGCGACGTCGGTCTGCTCGCCCCAGGTCTGCGGCGAGGCCGGCGGCAGGTCGCAATACCAGTCGTAGAAGGACCCGCAGACCCCGCCGAGCAACTGCAGATACCGCGCGCCGGCCGCGTACGAGACCATCGACATGGCCGGGATCGGTGAAAAGCCGAAGACCCGGTCGGGCCCGTAGGTCTTGACCGTATAGGCGTTGGCCGCCGCCACGATCTCGGTCACCTCGTCCCAGGTCGAGCGCACGAAGCCGCCCGAGCCGCGCATCGTGGTGTAGCTGGCGCGCTGGGCCGGGTCGTTCTGGATCGAGGCCCAGGCGGCGACCGGTGGCAGGGCCGCCCGCGCCTTGCGCCAGAGCTTGAGCAGGCGCGAGCGCACCAGCGGGTACTT
It encodes the following:
- a CDS encoding nitrate reductase subunit alpha → MSNTLDRLAFFTRKTELFSDGHGVMNNDDRKWEEAYRSRWRHDKIVRSTHGVNCTGSCSWKIYVKGGIVTWETQQTDYPRTRPELPNHEPRGCARGASYSWYLYSANRVKYPLVRSRLLKLWRKARAALPPVAAWASIQNDPAQRASYTTMRGSGGFVRSTWDEVTEIVAAANAYTVKTYGPDRVFGFSPIPAMSMVSYAAGARYLQLLGGVCGSFYDWYCDLPPASPQTWGEQTDVAESADWYNSSFLLLWGSNVPQTRTPDAHFYTEARYRGAKSVVICPDYSEASKFSDLWLPVKQGTDAALAMAFGHVILKEYHLDREVPYFRDYLRRYSDMPMLVRLVAKDGGYVPERLIRASDFKGALDETNNPDWKTVAVDAESGDVVVPNGSIGFRWGEDGKWNLEERDGRGKDVSLRLGLKGVHDDVAAVRFPYFANSASNGFATTEHPDVLVRNVPVKRLKLVEGETLVASVYDLFLANYGVDQGFGGEHMPASYEDVEPYSPAWAEAITTVPAEQIIAVARGFATNAEKTNGKSMVIIGAAMNHWFHMDMNYRGVINMLVMCGCVGQSGGGWSHYVGQEKLRPQTGWAPLAFATDWVRPPRQQNSTSFFYAHTDQWRYETVGVKEILSPTAPEGPWDAAIIDLNARAERMGWLPSAPALKSNSLDLARAAAAEGMDPKAYTVRQLQNRELQMSCMDPDDPANWPRNMFVWRSNLLGSSGKGHEYFLKHLLGAAHGVQGKDLGESGGQVPREVAWHEQAPEGKLDLLVTLDFRMSTTAVYSDIVLPTATWYEKNDLNTSDMHPFIHPLSAAVDPAWEAKSDWEIFKAIAKRFSDVAPEVLGVEKDVVLTPIQHDSAAELAQPFDVKDWYLGECEPVPGKTMPQITVVERDYPNLYKCFTALGPLMSNVGNGGKGLGWETGHEVDLLRELNGPVLEPGVTEGLPRIDSDIDACETILALAPETNGEVAVKAWAALERQTGRDHTHLAEPKEDEKIRYRDLVAQPRKIISSPIWSGLESEHVCYTAGYTNVHELIPWRTLTGRQQLYQDHLWMRAFGEALCVYKPPVDLKTTHVKGHKPNGEREITLNFITPHQKWGIHSTYSDNLLMLTLNRGGPVVWISEVDAKAAGIADNDWIEVFNANGALTARAVVSQRIREGTTFMYHAQEKIVNTPGSEITGRRGGIHNSCTRTVLKPTHMIGGYAQLAYGFNYYGTVGSNRDEFVVVRKMRKVDWLEEQLGAQEIGQ